Proteins encoded in a region of the Phoenix dactylifera cultivar Barhee BC4 chromosome 3, palm_55x_up_171113_PBpolish2nd_filt_p, whole genome shotgun sequence genome:
- the LOC108511277 gene encoding RING-H2 finger protein ATL80-like, which translates to MPQILDLDWKEPVILSVYAVCFILLLGSLYKVIKRRCSPGYTGPFLFRRRTGRRLLGENNPDNASPGLQCEGLASAIIQSLPAVQFREKTKQSDDGSGACSICLGKFGEGEWLRLLPNCAHIFHISCIDPWFRSHSTCPLCRTDVLYASGSNFDSPASANGLLGTLPRENTYQGRPLGYSLLESEAVRNQELRWEAVRGNRPGSDSGESFPQVGMAPSSMASTSQMPESSSHQ; encoded by the coding sequence ATGCCTCAAATCCTAGATTTAGATTGGAAAGAGCCTGTAATTTTATCTGTCTATGCTGTTTGCTTTATACTGCTGCTTGGTAGCTTGTACAAGGTCATCAAAAGGCGCTGTTCACCTGGCTATACGGGTCCATTCTTGTTCAGAAGGAGGACCGGGAGGCGACTTCTAGGCGAGAACAACCCAGACAACGCTTCACCAGGGTTGCAGTGTGAAGGCCTGGCTTCTGCCATCATACAGTCCCTCCCGGCCGTTCAGTTCCGGGAAAAAACGAAGCAGAGTGATGATGGCAGCGGTGCTTGCTCCATTTGCTTGGGGAAgtttggagaaggagagtggCTGAGATTGCTGCCAAACTGTGCTCACATCTTCCACATCTCCTGCATTGACCCTTGGTTTCGCTCTCACTCCACCTGCCCCTTATGCAGAACCGATGTTTTGTATGCTTCCGGTAGCAATTTCGATTCTCCCGCTTCAGCGAATGGTTTGTTAGGGACGCTACCCAGAGAAAACACGTACCAAGGAAGGCCCCTAGGATATAGTCTTTTAGAATCTGAGGCAGTTCGAAACCAGGAGCTCAGGTGGGAAGCAGTGAGAGGCAATCGGCCCGGGTCAGACTCGGGTGAATCTTTTCCTCAGGTGGGAATGGCACCTTCATCCATGGCCTCAACCTCTCAAATGCCTGAATCAAGCAGCCATCAGTAA
- the LOC103705936 gene encoding pentatricopeptide repeat-containing protein At5g42450, mitochondrial — translation MLKYIPNVEMGLCKSTDPWCRRLGPCSMLVIALKPSANHSLRMRSSLPKLQSSLADLNPHPLQTLPSPSFHLLSTQKAHAQLLKSGTPVESSHIVPSYCNCGAFPSARKLFDETSHWDLVSATAIIGAFARHNRHRDAVALFSRILSLDIRPNQFTFGTTLHSSTALRSLDVGRQLHACTTKMGLQSNVFVGSSLLDHYAKLGTIEEAQRAFEDTCNPNVVSYTALISGCLKNERFDDALWLFRSMPERNVVSWNAMIGGCSQVGLNEESVNLFVEMCREGVRPNESTFPCVLGAAANIAALGMGRSFHACAIKYLSRPDVYVGNSLISFYAKCGCLEDSVLVFDKLEERNVVSWNAAICGCAQNGRGELSLELYGRMRASNLKPNGVTLLGLLFGCTHAGLVKEGYNYFNLAKTEQPEILRAEHHACVVDLLARSGRLGDAERFLQELPFEPGIGFWKALLGGCQIHSNKDLAETVARRIIALDPKDISSYVLLSNVYSAAGRWQSVSAIRREMKEKEMRRIPGCSWIEIRNEVHVFFNGDRKHPQTDEIYRILMTCLDN, via the coding sequence ATGTTAAAGTATATTCCAAATGTTGAAATGGGACTTTGCAAGTCAACGGACCCCTGGTGTCGTCGCTTAGGCCCATGTTCCATGCTTGTGATTGCGCTGAAACCAAGCGCCAATCACAGCCTCCGCATGAGATCGTCGCTCCCCAAGCTCCAAAGCTCCCTTGCGGACCTCAATCCACATCCGCTGCAGACTCTCCCGTCTCCCTCCTTTCATCTTCTCAGCACGCAAAAAGCCCACGCCCAACTCCTCAAGTCTGGAACCCCCGTAGAATCCTCGCACATCGTCCCGTCCTACTGCAACTGCGGCGCATTCCCATCCGCTCGCAAACTGTTCGACGAGACATCCCACTGGGACTTGGTCTCCGCCACCGCTATCATCGGCGCCTTCGCTCGCCACAACCGCCACCGCGATGCCGTCGCCCTCTTCTCCCGCATCCTTTCCCTCGATATCAGGCCCAACCAATTCACCTTCGGCACCACTCTCCATTCCTCCACTGCTCTTCGTAGCCTCGACGTCGGCAGGCAGCTCCATGCTTGCACAACAAAGATGGGCCTCCAATCCAATGTCTTCGTCGGCAGCTCTCTTCTTGACCACTACGCCAAACTGGGCACCATCGAAGAAGCCCAGCGTGCATTCGAAGACACTTGCAATCCAAATGTAGTTTCGTACACCGCGTTGATAAGCGGGTGCCTGAAGAACGAGCGGTTCGACGATGCTCTCTGGCTCTTCCGGAGCATGCCGGAGAGGAATGTGGTCTCGTGGAATGCGATGATAGGTGGCTGCAGCCAGGTTGGTCTGAACGAAGAGTCTGTGAATCTCTTCGTCGAGATGTGTCGAGAAGGTGTTCGGCCTAATGAGTCTACCTTCCCTTGTGTACTCGGTGCCGCCGCCAATATAGCGGCACTTGGGATGGGCAGAAGCTTTCATGCTTGTGCTATAAAATATTTGAGTAGGCCTGATGTTTATGTGGGTAATTCTCTCATTAGCTTCTATGCAAAGTGCGGTTGTTTGGAAGACAGTGTCTTGGTATTTGATAAGCTCGAGGAGAGGAACGTTGTTTCTTGGAATGCTGCGATTTGTGGCTGTGCACAGAACGGCAGAGGGGAGTTGTCCTTGGAATTGTACGGTAGGATGCGGGCTTCGAATTTGAAGCCGAACGGTGTCACCCTTCTGGGCCTGTTGTTTGGCTGCACCCATGCAGGCCTGGTGAAGGAGGGTTACAACTACTTCAACTTGGCTAAGACAGAACAACCAGAGATACTGAGAGCTGAGCACCATGCTTGTGTGGTTGATCTACTTGCTCGCTCTGGGAGATTGGGAGATGCCGAGAGGTTTCTTCAGGAGCTACCATTCGAGCCGGGGATCGGGTTTTGGAAGGCTTTGCTTGGAGGCTGCCAGATACATTCCAATAAGGACTTGGCCGAGACGGTTGCTCGCCGGATCATTGCGCTGGACCCGAAGGACATATCGTCTTATGTTCTGCTGTCCAATGTGTACTCTGCGGCCGGTAGATGGCAGAGCGTGTCGGCGATCAGGagggagatgaaggagaaggagatgaGGAGAATTCCTGGATGCAGCTGGATTGAGATCAGGAACGAGGTCCATGTGTTCTTTAATGGGGATAGGAAGCATCCTCAGACTGATGAGATTTATAGAATACTAATGACATGCTTGGATAATTAA
- the LOC103705937 gene encoding uncharacterized protein LOC103705937, protein MGASPWALAEAAIMEGTLSVWGRQEGVEELKARLLLTTLELESLRTNAQEEIRRNQESISKLVHLLNVTRQERDEARTQLQSLPNKIILGSPPQLCSLVSHLQPQSQEIKPMGANPNIEKSDGPSNPPTQYSHGSSSHADPFSVTLSSPDMSNLTMLHPSNTQLQQQPILLEHNNSTSMGIPSCISKLDRASAAIDSLVSKRALPEKGKLLQTVMEAGPLLQTLLVAGPLPQWRNPPPLKPIQIPPVAAQGGNTETPNRSLVLGPDYERSYVGSEMDGASASNSFGAADSCFKQAMSTSHARSYQSLAKKLRTQ, encoded by the exons ATGGGTGCCAGCCCTTGGGCTTTGGCGGAGGCGGCAATAATGGAGGGAACGCTCTCTGTTTGGGGTCGGCAAGag GGTGTCGAGGAATTGAAGGCTAGGCTTCTTTTGACCACTTTGGAACTGGAATCATTGCGAACAAATGCCCAGGAGGAGATTAGGAGGAACCAAGAAAGCATAAGCAAGTTAGTCCATCTCCTCAACGTAACCAGGCAAGAAAGGGATGAAGCCAGGACACAGCTTCAGAGTCTGCCGAACAAGATCATTCTTGGTAGTCCACCGCAGCTTTGTTCCCTCGTTTCCCATCTCCAGCCTCAAAGTCAAGAGATCAAGCCCATGGGAGCCAATCCCAACATCGAGAAATCTGATGGCCCGTCCAATCCCCCTACCCAATACTCtcatggctcctcctctcatgcCGACCCTTTCTCTGTTACGCTGTCCTCTCCAGATATGTCAAATTTAACCATGCTCCACCCAAGCAATACGCAGCTCCAGCAGCAGCCAATCCTCTTAGAACATAACAACTCAACCTCCATGGGGATCCCCTCATGCATCAGCAAACTCGATAGGGCTTCTGCTGCAATTGATAGCCTTGTCTCCAAGAGAGCTCTGCCGGAGAAAGGGAAGCTGTTGCAAACCGTGATGGAAGCAGGTCCACTGCTTCAGACTCTTCTTGTGGCGGGGCCTCTCCCGCAGTGGCGCAATCCCCCGCCGCTGAAGCCAATTCAGATCCCTCCTGTTGCGGCCCAAGGAGGCAATACCGAAACACCGAACCGGTCTTTAGTTCTGGGTCCAGATTACGAGAGATCCTATGTTGGATCCGAAATGGATGGTGCATCCGCGTCCAATTCCTTTGGCGCAGCAGATTCGTGTTTCAAGCAGGCAATGTCCACGTCTCATGCCAGGAGCTACCAAAGCTTGGCTAAGAAACTAAGGACTCAGTAG
- the LOC103705938 gene encoding aquaporin TIP1-3-like codes for MPMNRIAIGEPGEASRPDALKAALAEFFSMLIFVFAGEGSGMAFSKLTGDGPATPSGLIAAALSHAFALIVAVSVGANISGGHVNPAVTFGAFVGGNITLLRAILYWMAQLLGSVVACILLKFGTGGMKTAAFAVSADVTPMNAFVFEIVMTFGLVYTVYATAVDPKKGNLGVIAPIAIGFIVGANILAGGAFDGASMNPAVSFGPAVVSWTWDHHWVYWLGPMIGAALAAIVYDMCFIGRGTHEQLPTTDY; via the exons ATGCCGATGAACAGAATCGCCATTGGAGAGCCAGGGGAGGCGAGCCGCCCCGACGCTCTCAAAGCCGCTCTCGCCGAGTTCTTCTCCATGCTCATCTTTGTCTTCGCCGGCGAAGGATCCGGAATGGCTTTCA GCAAGCTCACCGGCGATGGACCAGCGACGCCCTCCGGTCTCATAGCAGCAGCTCTCTCTCACGCCTTCGCTCTCATCGTCGCAGTCTCTGTCGGAGCCAACATCTCAGGAGGTCATGTGAACCCCGCCGTCACGTTCGGTGCATTCGTCGGCGGTAACATAACTCTGCTCCGAGCTATACTGTATTGGATGGCGCAGTTGCTCGGCTCCGTGGTGGCTTGCATTCTTCTCAAGTTCGGCACTGGTGGAATG AAAACAGCAGCCTTCGCAGTCTCGGCCGACGTGACTCCCATGAACGCGTTTGTGTTTGAGATCGTCATGACATTTGGGCTAGTGTACACCGTGTATGCTACGGCTGTGGATCCAAAGAAGGGTAACCTGGGAGTGATCGCACCCATAGCGATCGGATTCATCGTCGGCGCCAACATCTTGGCCGGCGGGGCCTTCGACGGGGCGTCGATGAACCCGGCAGTCTCGTTCGGCCCGGCGGTGGTCAGCTGGACGTGGGACCATCACTGGGTCTACTGGCTGGGGCCAATGATCGGGGCAGCGCTTGCAGCCATTGTCTATGATATGTGCTTCATTGGTCGCGGCACCCATGAACAGCTTCCCACTACGGATTATTGA
- the LOC103705939 gene encoding very-long-chain (3R)-3-hydroxyacyl-CoA dehydratase 2, with the protein MPQLSKLYLVFYNSLQCLGWALALSRVLGSVLATNSIRGAYASAGDIICLLQTISFLEVIHAAVGLVSSGAVLALMQWGGRTHFLLAIVRQIPEVQNLPSVFITFMAWSITEVIRYSHYALSCTGTCPLWLTYLRYTAFILLYPIGVAPGEMWLMYQALPFIKERDLYANFFNRLSISYYSFILAVLVCYPVLWLKLYLHLFKQRRSKLGKHQRKKRL; encoded by the exons ATGCCTCAACTTTCCAAGCTCTATCTCGTCTTCTACAACTCCCTCCAGTGCCTCGGATG GGCACTCGCTCTCTCCAGGGTTCTGGGCAGCGTCCTCGCCACCAACTCTATCCGTGGAGCATACGCCTCTGCTGGAGATATCATCT GTTTGCTGCAAACAATTTCATTCCTGGAAGTCATCCATGCGGCCGTTG GATTGGTTTCCAGTGGGGCGGTGCTCGCCCTGATGCAATGGGGAGGGAGGACTCACTTCTTGCTGGCCATCGTTCGCCAGATTCCGGAG gTCCAGAATCTCCCATCAGTTTTCATAACCTTTATGGCATGGAGCATAACTGAG GTAATAAGATACTCCCATTATGCTTTGAGTTGCACAGGAACTTGCCCATTATGGCTTACCTACCTCAG GTACACAGCTTTTATTCTTTTGTACCCCATTGGTGTAGCTCCTGGAGAAA TGTGGCTTATGTACCAAGCACTTCCATTTATAAAGGAGAGAGACCTTTATGCAAACTTCTTTAACAGGCTCTCAATCAGCTATTACTcgtttattttg GCTGTGCTGGTGTGTTATCCAGTATTATGGTTGAAGTTATATTTGCATTTATTTAAGCAACGGCGGTCAAAGCTAGGGAagcatcaaaggaagaagagacTTTGA